Proteins found in one Luteimonas chenhongjianii genomic segment:
- a CDS encoding alpha-glucosidase, with protein sequence MSNSPWWRGAVIYQIYPRSFMDSDGDGVGDLPGIIARLDYVASLGVDAIWVSPFFRSPMADFGYDIADQRDVDPLFGTLADFDALLAKAHALGLKVMIDQVFSHTSNAHAWFVESRTSRDNPRADWYVWADAKPDGTPPNNWLSIFGGPAWTWEPRRRQYYLHNFLASQPDLNFHQPAVQQATLDYVRFWLDRGVDGFRLDSINFCFHDAQLRDNPAKPEALRIGRGFSPDNPYAFQYHWYNNTQPENIGFIERLRSLMDGYGDVAALGEISSEDSLATTAEYTRPGRLHMGYSFELLVDDFSAGYIRETVERLEAAMDGWPCWAISNHDVQRAVTRWGGPDASPDFARQMVGLVCSLRGSVCLYQGEELGLPEADVPFEQLRDPYGITFWPNFKGRDGCRTPMPWTGADDAGFSAGTPWLPIPDTHRQRSVATQEADPHSVLATTRHFLHWRRGQPALIAGAQQFIAAPEPVLAFVRGDAGSRLLAIFNLSASPVAWPLPAHLGGAQATGGHGLMAGSIEAGVVHLPAHAALFATLD encoded by the coding sequence ATGAGCAACAGCCCGTGGTGGCGCGGCGCGGTGATCTACCAGATCTACCCGCGCAGCTTCATGGACAGCGATGGCGATGGCGTCGGCGATCTGCCGGGCATCATCGCGCGGCTGGACTACGTGGCCTCGCTGGGCGTGGATGCGATCTGGGTCTCGCCCTTCTTCCGCTCGCCGATGGCCGACTTCGGCTACGACATCGCCGACCAGCGCGATGTGGATCCGCTGTTCGGCACGCTGGCCGATTTCGACGCACTGCTGGCGAAGGCGCACGCGCTGGGTCTGAAGGTCATGATCGACCAGGTCTTCAGCCACACGTCCAACGCGCATGCGTGGTTCGTCGAGAGCCGCACATCACGCGACAACCCCAGGGCCGACTGGTACGTCTGGGCCGACGCGAAGCCCGACGGCACGCCGCCGAACAACTGGCTGTCGATCTTCGGCGGACCCGCCTGGACCTGGGAGCCGCGGCGGCGCCAGTACTACCTGCACAACTTCCTCGCCAGCCAGCCGGACCTCAACTTCCATCAGCCGGCCGTGCAGCAGGCGACGCTCGACTACGTGCGGTTCTGGCTTGACCGCGGTGTCGACGGCTTCCGCCTGGACTCGATCAACTTCTGTTTCCACGACGCGCAGCTGCGCGACAACCCGGCAAAACCGGAGGCGCTGCGCATCGGTCGCGGCTTCTCACCCGACAACCCCTACGCCTTCCAGTACCACTGGTACAACAACACGCAGCCGGAAAACATCGGCTTCATCGAGCGTCTGCGCAGCCTGATGGACGGATACGGCGACGTGGCCGCGCTCGGCGAGATCTCGTCCGAGGACTCGCTGGCCACGACCGCGGAATACACCCGCCCCGGCCGACTGCACATGGGCTACAGCTTCGAACTGCTGGTCGACGACTTCAGCGCCGGCTACATCCGCGAAACCGTGGAGAGGCTGGAGGCCGCCATGGACGGCTGGCCGTGCTGGGCGATCTCCAACCACGACGTGCAGCGCGCGGTCACGCGCTGGGGTGGCCCGGACGCCAGCCCCGACTTCGCACGGCAGATGGTGGGCCTGGTCTGCAGCCTGCGCGGATCGGTGTGCCTCTACCAGGGCGAGGAACTCGGCCTGCCCGAAGCGGATGTACCGTTCGAGCAGTTGCGCGACCCCTACGGCATCACCTTCTGGCCGAACTTCAAGGGCCGCGACGGATGCCGCACGCCGATGCCGTGGACCGGCGCCGACGATGCCGGTTTCAGCGCCGGCACGCCCTGGCTGCCGATTCCCGACACCCACCGGCAGCGCAGCGTGGCCACGCAGGAGGCCGATCCGCATTCGGTACTCGCGACCACCCGCCATTTCCTGCACTGGCGGCGAGGGCAGCCTGCACTGATTGCAGGTGCGCAGCAGTTCATCGCGGCCCCCGAACCCGTACTGGCCTTCGTGCGCGGCGATGCCGGGTCGAGGCTGCTGGCGATCTTCAATCTGTCCGCATCGCCGGTGGCGTGGCCACTGCCCGCACACCTCGGCGGGGCGCAGGCGACAGGCGGCCATGGCCTGATGGCGGGCTCGATCGAAGCGGGCGTGGTCCATCTGCCGGCGCATGCGGCACTGTTCGCGACGCTCGACTGA
- the infC gene encoding translation initiation factor IF-3 translates to MFHFGDCSISTPDKQNRRNQDIRVPRVRVIGSDGEMIGVLTRDEALKAAEDEGLDLVEIQPNADPPVCKIMDFGKFKFEAQKKANEAKKKTKQQEIKELKFRPVTDEGDYQIKLRNMRRFIEEGDKVKVNIRFRGREMSHQELGREMASRIEADLGEDIVIESRPRLEGRQMVMMIAPKKK, encoded by the coding sequence ATGTTCCATTTTGGAGATTGCAGTATTAGCACCCCTGACAAGCAGAATCGGCGTAACCAGGACATCCGCGTACCGCGGGTGCGCGTCATTGGTTCCGACGGAGAAATGATCGGCGTCCTGACGCGCGACGAAGCGCTCAAGGCCGCCGAGGACGAAGGTCTGGACCTCGTCGAGATCCAGCCCAACGCGGATCCGCCGGTCTGCAAGATCATGGACTTCGGCAAGTTCAAGTTCGAAGCCCAGAAAAAGGCCAACGAGGCCAAGAAAAAGACCAAGCAGCAGGAGATCAAGGAACTCAAGTTCCGGCCGGTCACCGACGAGGGCGACTACCAGATCAAGCTGCGCAACATGCGCCGCTTCATCGAGGAAGGCGACAAGGTCAAGGTCAATATCCGCTTCCGTGGCCGCGAGATGAGCCACCAGGAGCTGGGCCGCGAGATGGCGTCGCGGATCGAGGCCGATCTGGGCGAGGACATCGTGATCGAATCGCGTCCGCGCCTTGAAGGTCGCCAGATGGTCATGATGATCGCCCCCAAGAAGAAGTAA
- the thrS gene encoding threonine--tRNA ligase — MITITLPDGSRREFDHPVSVMEVAQSIGPGLAKATVAGKVDGRQVDASDVIDHDATLQILTPKDPEGVEIIRHSCAHLVGHAVKQLYPDAKMVIGPVIDDGFYYDIYSERPFTPDDMAAIEKRMAELIDTEYDVIKKMTPRAEVIETFKARGEDYKLRLIEDMPADITEMGLYHHQEYVDMCRGPHVPNTRFLKAFKLTRISGAYWRGDSKNEQLQRIYGTAWADSKQLKAYIQRIEEAEKRDHRRIGKQQELFHLQEEAPGLVFWHPKGWALWQVVEQHMRGVYRESGYGEVRCPQILDVSLWQKSGHWDNYKDNMFFTESEKRTYAVKPMNCPGHVQIFNQGLHSYRDLPIRYGEFGSCHRNEPSGALHGILRVRGFTQDDGHVFCTESQIESEVTAFHQQALAVYTHFGFDEIQIKIALRPESRLGDDATWDKAEAALRNALSACGVAWEELPGEGAFYGPKIEYHLKDAIGRTWQLGTMQVDFMMPGRLGAEYVDEHSQKQTPVMLHRAIVGSMERFIGILIEHHAGAFPAWLAPVQAVVMNITDAQADFVEEVRKSLANQGVRVEADLRNEKIGYKIREHTLQRVPYLIVVGDREKETGTIAVRTRSGEDMGSMPIAEFVARLRETPVST; from the coding sequence ATGATCACGATCACGCTCCCCGACGGCAGCCGCCGCGAGTTCGACCACCCGGTCTCCGTCATGGAGGTCGCCCAGTCCATCGGCCCTGGCCTGGCCAAGGCCACCGTCGCCGGCAAGGTCGACGGCCGCCAGGTCGACGCCTCCGATGTCATCGACCATGACGCCACGCTGCAGATCCTGACCCCGAAGGATCCCGAGGGCGTCGAGATCATCCGCCACTCCTGCGCGCACCTGGTCGGCCATGCGGTCAAGCAGCTCTACCCGGACGCGAAGATGGTCATCGGCCCGGTGATCGACGACGGCTTCTACTACGACATCTACAGCGAACGCCCGTTCACGCCCGACGACATGGCCGCGATCGAGAAGCGCATGGCCGAGCTGATCGACACCGAGTACGACGTCATCAAGAAGATGACGCCGCGCGCCGAGGTCATCGAGACGTTCAAGGCCCGCGGCGAGGACTACAAGCTGCGCCTGATCGAGGACATGCCGGCCGACATCACCGAGATGGGCCTCTACCACCACCAGGAATACGTCGACATGTGCCGTGGTCCGCACGTGCCCAACACGCGCTTCCTCAAGGCCTTCAAGCTCACGCGCATTTCCGGCGCGTACTGGCGCGGCGATTCCAAGAACGAACAGCTGCAGCGCATCTACGGCACCGCGTGGGCGGATTCCAAGCAGCTCAAGGCCTACATCCAGCGCATCGAGGAAGCCGAGAAACGCGACCACCGCCGCATCGGCAAGCAGCAGGAGCTGTTCCATCTGCAGGAAGAGGCCCCGGGCCTGGTGTTCTGGCATCCCAAGGGCTGGGCGCTGTGGCAGGTGGTCGAGCAGCACATGCGCGGCGTCTACCGCGAAAGCGGCTATGGCGAAGTGCGTTGCCCGCAGATCCTCGACGTGTCCCTGTGGCAGAAGTCCGGCCACTGGGACAATTACAAGGACAACATGTTCTTCACCGAATCGGAGAAGCGCACGTACGCGGTCAAGCCGATGAACTGCCCGGGCCACGTGCAGATCTTCAACCAGGGCCTGCACAGCTATCGCGATCTGCCGATCCGCTATGGCGAGTTCGGCAGCTGCCATCGCAACGAGCCTTCGGGCGCGCTGCACGGCATCCTGCGCGTGCGCGGTTTCACCCAGGACGACGGACACGTCTTCTGCACCGAGTCGCAGATCGAATCGGAAGTGACCGCGTTCCACCAGCAGGCGCTGGCGGTGTACACCCACTTCGGTTTCGACGAGATCCAGATCAAGATCGCGCTGCGCCCCGAATCGCGCCTCGGCGATGACGCGACCTGGGACAAGGCCGAGGCCGCGCTGCGCAATGCGCTGTCGGCCTGCGGCGTCGCGTGGGAAGAGCTGCCGGGCGAGGGCGCGTTCTACGGCCCGAAGATCGAATACCACCTGAAAGATGCCATCGGCCGCACCTGGCAGCTCGGCACGATGCAGGTCGACTTCATGATGCCCGGGCGCCTGGGCGCCGAGTACGTGGACGAGCACAGCCAGAAGCAGACCCCGGTGATGCTGCATCGCGCGATCGTCGGCTCGATGGAGCGCTTCATCGGCATCCTGATCGAGCATCATGCCGGCGCATTCCCGGCCTGGCTGGCCCCCGTTCAGGCCGTGGTGATGAACATCACGGACGCCCAGGCCGACTTCGTCGAAGAAGTGCGGAAATCCCTTGCAAATCAAGGGGTCCGGGTCGAGGCGGATTTGCGCAACGAAAAGATCGGCTATAAGATCCGCGAGCACACGCTGCAGCGGGTGCCCTATCTGATCGTGGTTGGAGACCGTGAAAAGGAGACCGGCACCATTGCCGTTCGGACGCGGTCCGGGGAAGATATGGGCTCGATGCCGATCGCAGAGTTCGTGGCGCGGTTGCGCGAGACGCCCGTTTCAACATGA
- a CDS encoding oxygenase MpaB family protein — MEISRNRPAAWMQAAIRHWVLSVFPRGQSNIDYDRPPGDPGLFGPDTVTWRVHADFPGMLAGGLGALLLQALHPRALAGVWDHSDFRADLVGRLRRTTAFVAGTTYAGTAESQRLIARVASIHTHVRGTTADGIAYAADDPDLLTWVHVSEAYAFLQGFRAYAGMSLPPGAEDRYYQESSRVAEALGARDVPRSAAAVTAYFAKVRPELRFDARSREVLDVLRRVRLPVPGATVSREVFLGAGAALLPGWARALLGTTPAQRLRDQAYAGLLRTSAPMFRAALPDGIAPRACRRMDVPVAILRSWDGVRLHGQEMADR, encoded by the coding sequence ATGGAGATCTCTCGTAACCGTCCCGCCGCCTGGATGCAGGCCGCGATCCGCCACTGGGTGTTGAGCGTCTTTCCGCGCGGACAGAGCAACATCGATTACGACCGTCCACCCGGCGATCCCGGCCTGTTCGGTCCCGACACCGTCACATGGCGCGTGCATGCCGATTTCCCCGGCATGCTCGCCGGCGGACTGGGCGCACTGCTGCTGCAGGCGCTGCATCCGCGCGCGCTTGCAGGGGTCTGGGATCATTCGGACTTCCGCGCCGACCTGGTCGGCCGTCTCCGACGTACCACCGCCTTCGTCGCCGGCACCACCTATGCAGGTACCGCGGAATCACAGCGGCTGATCGCGCGCGTGGCATCCATCCATACGCATGTGCGCGGCACCACCGCTGATGGCATCGCCTATGCGGCCGACGATCCGGACCTGCTGACCTGGGTGCATGTCTCCGAGGCCTACGCCTTCCTCCAGGGCTTCCGTGCGTATGCGGGCATGAGCCTGCCGCCGGGTGCCGAGGATCGCTACTACCAGGAATCAAGCCGGGTCGCCGAAGCGCTCGGTGCGCGCGACGTGCCAAGAAGCGCGGCGGCAGTCACGGCCTACTTCGCGAAGGTGCGCCCGGAGCTGCGGTTCGACGCCAGATCACGCGAGGTGCTCGATGTGCTCCGGCGTGTGCGCTTGCCGGTACCGGGCGCCACGGTATCGCGTGAGGTCTTCCTTGGCGCCGGCGCCGCGCTGTTGCCGGGCTGGGCGAGGGCGCTGCTGGGCACGACGCCAGCGCAACGTCTGCGTGACCAGGCATATGCCGGGCTGCTGCGGACCTCGGCGCCGATGTTCCGCGCGGCATTGCCCGACGGCATCGCGCCGCGTGCGTGCCGGCGCATGGACGTTCCGGTGGCGATTCTTCGCAGCTGGGACGGCGTGCGGCTGCACGGGCAGGAAATGGCGGACCGCTGA
- a CDS encoding MFS transporter has protein sequence MRNTKPQLSFGQIWNMCFGFLGIQFGFALQNANVSRIFQTLGADMEDVPGLWIAAPLTGLLVQPVIGYFSDRTWTRLGRRRPYFLWGAIFSTAALLVMPNSPELWIAAGTLWVLDASLNVSMEPFRAFVGDQLAPRQRPTGYAMQGFFIGVGSVVASALPFVLAKAGVANTAGPGEVPDTVRYAFYFGGTVLLCAVLWTVLRTREYPPEVLAGFDDAHPPGTLAVGDAPVPSAAGGVPWLLLGIAGVALVWVMEWDRMLLVLAGLPLAYGVLRQVAALGTRGMVAAIVGDLHAMPVTMRQLAVVQFFSWFGLFAMWIYTTAAVAQTHYGATDPQSAAYNEGANWVGVLFAAYNGFAALAAVAIPWMARRFGLRATHLVNLWLGAAGLVSVAFIRDPQWLLLSMAGVGFAWASILSLPYALLSDSLPAHKMGVYMGIFNFFIVIPQLVAVSTLGFLLGHVFGGAPMRVLMVGGVSLALAGLFALRVSRPLSERARIRGVTA, from the coding sequence ATGCGCAACACGAAACCGCAGCTGTCGTTCGGGCAGATCTGGAACATGTGTTTCGGCTTTCTGGGGATCCAGTTCGGGTTCGCCCTGCAGAACGCCAACGTCAGCCGCATCTTCCAGACGCTGGGCGCCGACATGGAGGACGTGCCAGGCCTGTGGATCGCCGCGCCTCTGACCGGCCTGCTGGTGCAACCGGTGATCGGTTATTTCTCCGACAGGACCTGGACCCGCCTCGGTCGTCGTCGCCCCTACTTCCTGTGGGGCGCGATCTTCTCCACCGCCGCCCTGCTGGTGATGCCGAACTCACCGGAACTGTGGATCGCCGCCGGCACACTCTGGGTGCTCGACGCCTCGCTCAATGTGTCGATGGAGCCGTTCCGGGCCTTTGTTGGCGACCAGCTGGCGCCGCGCCAGAGGCCGACCGGGTACGCGATGCAGGGCTTCTTCATCGGCGTGGGTTCGGTGGTGGCGAGTGCGCTGCCGTTCGTGCTGGCGAAAGCCGGCGTCGCCAATACCGCCGGCCCCGGCGAGGTGCCCGACACCGTGCGCTACGCGTTCTACTTCGGCGGCACCGTGCTGCTGTGCGCGGTGCTGTGGACGGTCCTGCGCACGCGCGAATATCCGCCCGAGGTGCTGGCCGGCTTCGATGATGCGCACCCGCCGGGCACGCTTGCCGTCGGTGATGCGCCGGTCCCGTCCGCTGCCGGCGGCGTGCCGTGGCTGCTGCTCGGGATCGCCGGTGTCGCGCTGGTCTGGGTGATGGAATGGGACCGCATGCTCCTCGTGCTCGCGGGGCTGCCGCTCGCCTATGGCGTGCTGCGGCAGGTCGCGGCGCTGGGAACGCGCGGCATGGTCGCCGCGATCGTCGGGGACCTGCATGCGATGCCGGTGACGATGCGCCAGCTCGCCGTGGTGCAGTTCTTCTCGTGGTTCGGGCTGTTCGCGATGTGGATCTACACCACGGCCGCGGTCGCGCAGACCCACTACGGCGCGACCGATCCGCAGTCGGCCGCCTACAACGAAGGTGCGAACTGGGTCGGCGTGCTGTTTGCCGCCTACAACGGGTTTGCCGCGCTCGCCGCGGTTGCGATTCCGTGGATGGCGCGCCGGTTCGGCCTGCGCGCGACCCACCTGGTGAACCTGTGGCTGGGCGCAGCGGGGCTGGTGTCGGTGGCCTTCATCCGCGATCCGCAGTGGCTGCTGCTGTCCATGGCCGGCGTCGGCTTCGCCTGGGCCTCGATCCTGTCGCTGCCCTATGCGCTGCTGTCCGACAGCCTGCCCGCGCACAAGATGGGCGTGTACATGGGCATCTTCAATTTCTTCATCGTCATCCCGCAGCTGGTTGCCGTGAGCACGCTGGGTTTCCTGCTCGGTCACGTGTTCGGCGGCGCGCCGATGCGCGTGCTGATGGTCGGCGGCGTGAGCCTGGCGCTGGCCGGCCTGTTCGCGCTGCGCGTGTCGCGCCCGCTGTCGGAACGGGCGCGAATCCGAGGAGTTACTGCATGA
- a CDS encoding LacI family DNA-binding transcriptional regulator, whose translation MTIKGKPTSLDIAHIAGVSQPTVSRALRGQPSVNRETRERILAIARELNYKVDKNASNLRRQQSGTLALLLFEDPTSDQSHINPFFLPMLGSITRACARHGQDLLISFQQLSDDWHADYGDSHKADGLILLGYGDYLAYQGKLRTLVEQGTQFVRWGAVLPEQPGISIGCDNAGGGALVGAHLAGLGHRRIAFLGDASSRYPEFLDRWRGCESALQARGLPMERALQVDAESAEESGHAAATELLRRGLPFDAVFAASDLIAIGAMRAFAEHGLRMPGDIAIAGFDDIPAARMTTPALTTVVQDTLTAGELLVDTLMRLVLGEPAESMRMPTSLVVRDSSGRRDP comes from the coding sequence ATGACGATCAAAGGCAAGCCGACCTCCCTGGACATCGCCCACATCGCCGGGGTGTCCCAGCCCACGGTCTCGCGGGCGCTGCGCGGGCAGCCCTCGGTCAATCGCGAGACCCGCGAGCGCATTCTCGCGATCGCGCGCGAGCTCAACTACAAGGTCGACAAGAACGCCTCGAACCTCCGCCGCCAGCAATCCGGTACGCTGGCGCTGCTGCTGTTCGAGGATCCCACGAGCGACCAGTCGCACATCAACCCCTTCTTCCTGCCGATGCTGGGCTCCATTACCCGCGCCTGCGCGCGTCACGGCCAGGATCTGCTGATCTCGTTCCAGCAGCTCTCCGACGACTGGCATGCCGACTACGGCGACAGCCACAAGGCCGATGGACTGATCCTGCTGGGCTATGGCGACTACCTCGCCTACCAGGGAAAACTGCGGACCCTCGTCGAACAGGGCACCCAGTTCGTGCGCTGGGGGGCGGTACTGCCGGAGCAGCCGGGCATCTCGATCGGCTGCGACAACGCCGGCGGCGGCGCGCTGGTCGGCGCCCATCTCGCGGGGCTGGGGCATCGGCGCATCGCGTTCCTGGGTGATGCGTCCAGCCGCTACCCGGAGTTCCTGGATCGCTGGCGCGGTTGCGAGTCGGCGCTGCAGGCGCGCGGCCTGCCCATGGAGCGAGCGCTGCAGGTCGATGCCGAAAGCGCCGAGGAGTCCGGCCATGCGGCGGCCACCGAACTGTTGCGGCGCGGGCTGCCATTCGATGCGGTGTTCGCTGCCAGCGATCTGATCGCGATCGGCGCGATGCGCGCGTTCGCCGAACACGGCCTGCGGATGCCCGGGGACATCGCGATCGCCGGCTTCGACGACATTCCCGCAGCCCGCATGACCACGCCTGCGCTGACCACGGTGGTGCAGGACACGCTGACTGCCGGAGAGCTGCTGGTCGACACGCTGATGCGGCTGGTGCTGGGCGAGCCGGCGGAAAGCATGCGCATGCCGACATCGCTGGTGGTGCGCGACTCGAGCGGCAGGCGCGATCCGTAG
- a CDS encoding alpha-amylase family glycosyl hydrolase: MTRVLPVAIAALLCVACSHGGARASDASAEGALYGTRAPFAAHAVYFVVTDRFVNGDPANDQREQGGVHRTFDIPVRCADGIDGNIGYLGGDFRGVLDNAGYIRDMGFGAVWITPIVDNPDEAFTGGDPVACGSSLTDRGKTGYHGYWGTNFYKVDEHLPSADLDFRGFTDGMRAAGLKTVLDIVGNHGSPSWTMPVAQPGFGQIFDVAGALIADHQNLPPQQLDPRNAPLHAFYNATGVVNAEKGSIFDGNLAQLSDFDAANPAVFEYLAGAYEHWIGQGADAFRIDTIAWMPHAFWKQFAERIRSRYPDFFMFGEAFDYDAGKIAEHTWARNGGISVLDFPMKQAMDEVFAGTAGFERLGSALHLERGPYANPYELATFYDNHDMPRMDATDSGFIDAHNWLFTARGIPVVYYGSETGFMRGRAEHAGNRAYYGQTRVDAGARSPIHGALTRIANLRRDTPALQRGLQLPLRLQDDHAAFYRVIDDEGVRQTALVLLNKGDAPWSASLDADEVDDGTWRDALGGTLVTARDGLALDVPAHGVRVLLRDDLPGRPGLRARLHSLMSGRHGGPDVAH, translated from the coding sequence ATGACCCGAGTATTGCCCGTCGCCATCGCCGCGCTGCTGTGCGTGGCCTGCAGCCATGGAGGGGCCCGCGCCAGCGATGCGTCGGCGGAGGGGGCGCTGTACGGCACGCGTGCGCCGTTCGCCGCGCATGCGGTCTACTTCGTCGTCACCGACCGCTTCGTCAACGGCGACCCGGCGAACGACCAGCGCGAGCAGGGCGGGGTGCATCGCACCTTCGACATCCCGGTGCGCTGCGCGGATGGCATCGACGGCAACATCGGGTATCTCGGAGGCGACTTCCGCGGCGTCCTCGACAACGCCGGCTACATCCGCGACATGGGCTTCGGCGCGGTGTGGATCACGCCGATCGTCGACAACCCGGACGAGGCCTTCACCGGCGGCGACCCGGTCGCCTGCGGCAGTTCGCTGACCGACCGCGGCAAGACCGGCTACCACGGTTACTGGGGCACCAATTTCTACAAGGTCGACGAGCACCTGCCGAGCGCCGACCTCGACTTCCGTGGCTTCACCGACGGCATGCGCGCCGCGGGCCTGAAGACCGTGCTCGACATCGTCGGCAACCACGGATCGCCCTCGTGGACGATGCCGGTCGCGCAGCCCGGCTTCGGCCAGATCTTCGATGTCGCGGGCGCGCTGATTGCAGACCACCAGAACCTGCCGCCGCAGCAACTCGATCCCCGGAACGCTCCGCTGCACGCGTTCTACAACGCGACTGGCGTGGTCAATGCCGAGAAGGGCTCGATCTTCGACGGCAATCTTGCCCAGCTGTCGGATTTCGACGCCGCCAACCCGGCTGTCTTCGAGTATCTCGCCGGTGCCTACGAGCACTGGATCGGGCAGGGTGCCGATGCGTTCCGCATCGACACCATCGCGTGGATGCCGCATGCGTTCTGGAAGCAGTTCGCCGAGCGTATCCGTAGCCGGTATCCGGACTTCTTCATGTTCGGCGAGGCCTTCGACTACGACGCAGGGAAAATCGCCGAACACACCTGGGCGCGGAACGGTGGCATCAGCGTGCTCGATTTTCCGATGAAGCAGGCGATGGACGAGGTGTTCGCGGGCACGGCCGGTTTCGAGCGGCTTGGCTCCGCGCTGCATCTCGAGCGCGGCCCGTACGCGAATCCCTATGAACTGGCGACGTTCTACGACAACCACGACATGCCGCGCATGGACGCCACGGATTCCGGCTTCATCGATGCGCACAACTGGCTGTTCACCGCGCGCGGGATTCCGGTCGTCTACTACGGCTCGGAGACCGGCTTCATGCGCGGCCGCGCCGAACACGCCGGCAACCGCGCGTACTACGGCCAGACACGCGTCGACGCCGGCGCGCGGAGTCCCATCCATGGCGCGCTGACGCGCATCGCCAATCTGCGTCGCGACACCCCGGCGCTGCAGCGCGGGCTACAACTGCCGCTGCGCTTGCAGGACGACCACGCCGCGTTCTATCGCGTGATCGACGACGAGGGCGTACGGCAGACCGCGCTGGTACTGCTCAACAAGGGTGATGCGCCGTGGTCGGCATCGCTCGATGCGGACGAGGTCGACGACGGGACCTGGCGCGATGCGCTGGGCGGTACGCTGGTGACAGCCCGGGATGGCCTGGCGCTGGACGTGCCAGCACATGGCGTGCGGGTATTGCTCCGCGACGACTTGCCGGGGCGGCCTGGCCTGCGTGCGCGTCTGCATTCACTCATGTCGGGGCGCCACGGCGGCCCCGACGTCGCGCACTGA